Proteins co-encoded in one Quercus robur chromosome 8, dhQueRobu3.1, whole genome shotgun sequence genomic window:
- the LOC126695851 gene encoding uncharacterized protein LOC126695851, translating into MDRIDEYKRVEEDQQQGKGKAKGACKIKNKSYFKWPNKMGENLMKRNQSIHCHYHQDCGHTTEDCRTLRDYLGHLVKVGKLMQFLYQPIGQGSQVGSAHYRDAFSRPPLGTINVILVAPGRTGSYPSRVMSIAKPHAKDLIPDSKQGRMEFRPTLSFFDDDKAGTFQPYDDALVVTFRIGEYNVKRVLVDQGSGAEIMYPDLYKGLKLKPKDLVSYDSPLVGFDGKTVIPKG; encoded by the exons ATGGACCGAATTGATGAGTATAAACGGGTTGAAGAGGATCAGCaacaagggaagggaaaggcgaag GGAGCTTGTAAGATAAAGAATAAGTCATATTTCAagtggccaaacaagatgggagaaaaccttatgaagcgtAATCAAAGTATTCATTGTCATTACCATCAGGACTGCGGACACACTACAGAGGATTGTAGGACTTTACGTGACTACCTAGGGCATTTAGTCAAGGTTGGAAAGTTGATGCAGTTCCTATATCAACCCATTGGGCAGGGGAGTCAGGTCGGGTCGGCACACTATAGGGATGCTTTCTCAAGACCACCCTTGGGAACAATCAATGTTATTCTTGTTGCCCCAGGTCGGACTGGTTCGTATCCATCAAGGGTTATGTCCATAGCAAAGCCACACGCTAAGGATTTGATCCCTGATTCTAAGCAGGGAAGAATGGAATTCCGGCCAACTTTGAGCTTCTTTGATGATGATAAAGCTGGAACTTTTCAACCGTAtgatgatgccttggtggttacCTTCCGGATAGGGGAGTATAATGTGAAAAGAGTCTTGGTGGATCAAGGCAGTGGGGCAGAGATCATGTACCCTGACCTGTACAAAGGGCTTAAGTTGAAGCCCAAGGATTTGGTTAGCTATGATTCCCCTCTTGTGGGGTTTGATGGGAAGACAGTTATTCCAAAGGGCTAG